A genomic region of Eucalyptus grandis isolate ANBG69807.140 chromosome 5, ASM1654582v1, whole genome shotgun sequence contains the following coding sequences:
- the LOC104444311 gene encoding cytochrome P450 704C1-like: MGINIVSTVLYSAALVPVALSIAFALLLLKTFTGKSLRSSKYPPVRGTVFGQLVYFNRLYDYLTGVARRSPTFRLLAPYQSGIYTTDARNVEHILKTNFNKYTKGKYDIDIMKDLLGEGIFAVDGEKWKIQRKVAGFEFATRVLRDFSCGVFRKNAAKLVKVVEELSAASEGFDMQDILMRCTLDSIFKVGFGVELNCLEGSSKGGRAFMKAFDEANALTYWRYIDPSWELKRLLNIGSEARLRNDIKLIDNFVHQLIKIKRNQLTAQRDQNDKEDILSRFLLEHEKDPKNMNEKYLRDIILNFMIAGKDTSANTLSWFLYMLCKNPLVQQKIVDEIKEVIGDQASEANPDEFVERIADPVLGQMHYLHATLTETLRLYPAVPQDSRCAKTDDVLPDGFHVKAGDTVTYLAYSMARMHNVWGEDAEDFKPERWLKDGIFQNESPFKFVAFHAGPRICLGKDFAYRQMKIVSVALLRFFHFRLADETRPVTYKVMFTLHIDNGLHLHAVPRLA, encoded by the exons atgggcaTCAACATCGTGTCGACGGTGCTCTACTCCGCAGCACTCGTTCCAGTCGCCCTCTCCATCGCCTTCGCTCTCCTCCTCTTGAAAACCTTCACCGGCAAGTCCCTCCGGAGCTCTAAGTATCCGCCCGTTCGAGGGACGGTCTTCGGACAACTTGTCTACTTCAACCGGCTCTACGACTACCTGACCGGAGTCGCGAGGAGATCTCCGACGTTCCGGCTCCTCGCGCCGTACCAGAGTGGCATTTACACAACGGATGCAAGGAACGTCGAGCACATATTGAAGACCAACTTCAATAAGTACACGAAGGGAAAGTATGACATAGATATAATGAAGGATTTGTTAGGGGAGGGGATTTTCGCGGTGGACGGAGAGAAGTGGAAGATACAGAGGAAGGTCGCCGGCTTTGAGTTTGCGACAAGGGTGCTCAGAGATTTTAGCTGTGGCGTGTTCAGGAAGAATGCTGCGAAGCTGGTCAAGGTCGTGGAGGAGCTATCGGCCGCTTCAGAGGGATTCGATATGCAA GATATATTGATGAGGTGCACTTTGGATTCCATCTTCAAAGTTGGATTCGGTGTGGAATTGAATTGCTTGGAAGGTTCAAGCAAAGGGGGAAGAGCCTTCATGAAAGCTTTTGATGAGGCAAATGCACTAACCTACTGGCGATATATCGATCCTTCTTGGGAACTCAAAAGACTTCTCAACATCGGTTCAGAAGCTCGTCTTAGGAATGACATTAAACTCATCGACAATTTTGTGCATCAACTTATAAAGATCAAGAGGAATCAACTCACAGCCCAGCGAGATCAG AATGACAAGGAGGACATTCTCTCCAGATTTTTGCTCGAGCACGAGAAAGATCCCAAGAATATGAACGAGAAGTACTTGAGGGATATAATTCTGAATTTCATGATTGCGGGAAAAGATACTAGTGCAAATACCTTATCATGGTTCCTCTACATGCTCTGTAAAAACCCCCTGGTGCAGCAAAAGATTGTGGACGAAATAAAGGAAGTTATTGGAGATCAGGCAAGTGAAGCTAACCCAGATGAATTCGTTGAAAGAATAGCTGATCCGGTGCTTGGCCAAATGCACTACCTTCATGCCACACTCACAGAGACTTTGAGGCTGTATCCTGCAGTCCCACAG GATAGCAGATGTGCCAAGACAGATGATGTTCTCCCAGATGGCTTCCACGTGAAAGCAGGGGACACCGTTACTTACTTGGCTTACTCAATGGCAAGAATGCATAACGTCTGGGGAGAAGATGCTGAGGATTTCAAACCTGAAAGATGGTTGAAGGATGGAATTTTCCAAAATGAATCAcctttcaaatttgttgcaTTCCAT GCTGGTCCTAGGATCTGCCTTGGAAAGGATTTCGCTTACCGCCAGATGAAGATAGTTTCAGTAGCTCTCCTTCGCTTCTTCCATTTCAGATTAGCTGATGAAACTAGACCTGTGACCTACAAGGTCATGTTCACCCTTCACATTGACAATGGCTTACATCTTCATGCTGTTCCCAGATTGGCTTAA